A genomic segment from Bradyrhizobium diazoefficiens USDA 110 encodes:
- a CDS encoding MFS transporter: MTAATGVSGATERSTTAHVVWASALGTAIEWYDFLIYGTAAALVLNKLFFPSFDPFVGTLAAFSTYAVGFVARPIGGAIIGHYGDRLGRKTMLVATMIAMGLGTFLIGCLPTYSQIGVWAPILLIVLRFVQGIGLGGEWSGAVVMVIEHAGNRRGFYGSLVQIGFPVGVAASTGIFALMTKLPEADFLSWGWRVPFLISIVLVGVGFIVRLKLAETPHFKEVVERKEVLAQPVWEVLRRDWRSFLLAIGITVSEVGLAYLLTVFTVVYATTKLGLPRQVILDAVVYAAIVEFATLPLAGWLSDIFGRKALYLAGGVFSVALAFPLFWFLDTRDPALITLALVVTMTLTHALLFGPKAAFMPELFRTQVRYSGASLGANVAAALSGGFSPLIATALLAWAGSYWAVSVYIIALSIITIVATLMAPETARDALK; this comes from the coding sequence ATGACGGCAGCAACGGGGGTCTCCGGCGCGACGGAGCGATCGACGACGGCGCATGTGGTGTGGGCGAGCGCGCTCGGCACCGCGATCGAGTGGTACGACTTCCTGATCTACGGCACGGCGGCGGCGCTGGTGCTGAACAAGCTGTTCTTTCCGAGCTTCGATCCCTTTGTCGGCACGCTGGCGGCATTCTCGACCTATGCGGTCGGCTTCGTGGCGCGGCCGATCGGCGGCGCGATCATCGGGCATTATGGCGATCGGCTCGGCCGCAAGACAATGCTGGTCGCGACCATGATCGCGATGGGGCTCGGCACCTTCCTGATCGGCTGCCTGCCGACCTACAGCCAGATCGGCGTGTGGGCGCCGATCCTGCTCATCGTCCTGCGCTTCGTCCAGGGCATCGGGCTCGGCGGCGAATGGAGCGGCGCGGTCGTCATGGTGATCGAGCATGCAGGCAATCGCCGCGGCTTCTACGGCAGCCTGGTGCAGATCGGCTTTCCTGTCGGCGTTGCCGCATCCACCGGCATCTTCGCCCTGATGACGAAGCTGCCTGAGGCCGACTTCCTGAGCTGGGGCTGGCGCGTGCCGTTCCTGATCAGCATTGTGCTCGTCGGTGTCGGCTTCATCGTGCGGCTGAAGCTTGCGGAGACACCGCACTTCAAGGAGGTGGTCGAGCGCAAGGAGGTGCTGGCGCAGCCGGTCTGGGAAGTGCTGCGCCGCGACTGGCGCAGCTTCCTGCTGGCGATCGGCATCACGGTCTCGGAAGTCGGGCTCGCCTACCTCCTCACCGTCTTCACCGTGGTCTACGCCACGACAAAGCTCGGCCTGCCGCGCCAGGTTATCCTGGATGCGGTGGTCTATGCGGCGATCGTCGAATTCGCCACATTGCCGCTTGCAGGCTGGTTGTCCGATATCTTCGGCCGCAAGGCGCTGTATCTCGCCGGCGGCGTGTTCTCGGTGGCGCTGGCGTTTCCGCTGTTCTGGTTCCTCGACACCAGGGACCCGGCGCTGATCACGCTCGCGCTCGTGGTCACGATGACGCTGACGCATGCGCTGCTGTTCGGGCCGAAGGCCGCGTTCATGCCGGAACTGTTCCGCACCCAGGTGCGCTACAGCGGCGCGTCGCTTGGTGCCAACGTCGCGGCCGCGCTCAGCGGCGGCTTCTCGCCGTTGATCGCAACCGCGCTGCTCGCATGGGCCGGCTCTTATTGGGCGGTGTCGGTCTACATCATCGCGCTGTCGATCATCACGATCGTCGCTACGCTGATGGCGCCGGAGACGGCGCGCGACGCGCTCAAATAG